The Clostridioides difficile genome has a segment encoding these proteins:
- the argS gene encoding arginine--tRNA ligase: MQDFKVAISNCLKEKIEELSIEEIEALIEVPPNKDMGDYAFPCFKLAKVFRKAPNMIASELAESIEASGEITKVIQLGGYVNFFVNKSQLAETVIKKVLDEKENYGRSDFGKDKTVIVEYSSPNIAKPFHIGHIRTTVIGNALYKIYESQGYKTIRINHLGDYGTQFGKLIVAFKKWGEKEVVESNPIPELLKLYVRFHEEAEQHPEMEDEARAWFSKLENGDEEAKELWQWFRDESLKEFSRVYKLLDIEFDSLAGESFYSDKMDRVIELLEEKNLLQESKGARIVDLEEYKMPPALITKNDGSTLYMTRDLAAAIYRKETYDFDKCIYVVGSQQNLHFQQWFKVIELMGYEWAKDLVHVGFGMVALEEGTMSTRKGRVVFLEDALNQAIDKTKDIILAKNPDAKNVDEISKQVGVGAVVFQELSNSRIKDYTFSWERTLSFDGETGPYVQYTHARCCAVLRKAEEEITSDIDYSLLADEDSAEVLRVIESFNKNILLALKKNEPHIVTRFMLDLAQAFNKFYHDNPILVENLEIRKARLALVLATKQSLENSLKLLGMHAPERM; encoded by the coding sequence ATGCAAGATTTCAAGGTAGCAATATCAAATTGCCTTAAAGAGAAAATAGAAGAACTGTCGATAGAAGAGATAGAGGCACTTATAGAAGTTCCACCAAACAAGGACATGGGTGACTATGCTTTTCCATGCTTTAAATTAGCTAAAGTGTTTAGAAAAGCTCCAAACATGATAGCAAGTGAATTAGCAGAAAGTATAGAAGCTAGTGGAGAGATAACGAAAGTAATACAATTAGGCGGATATGTGAATTTCTTTGTAAATAAATCTCAATTAGCTGAAACTGTAATCAAAAAAGTATTGGATGAAAAAGAAAATTATGGTCGCAGTGATTTTGGAAAAGATAAAACTGTAATAGTTGAATACTCTTCTCCAAATATAGCAAAACCTTTCCATATAGGGCATATAAGAACTACAGTAATAGGTAATGCTCTATATAAGATATATGAATCACAAGGATACAAAACTATAAGAATAAATCATTTAGGTGACTATGGAACTCAATTTGGTAAGTTAATAGTGGCCTTTAAAAAGTGGGGAGAAAAGGAAGTAGTAGAATCTAATCCAATCCCAGAATTATTAAAACTATATGTAAGATTCCATGAAGAAGCTGAACAACATCCAGAAATGGAAGATGAAGCAAGAGCATGGTTTAGTAAATTAGAAAATGGTGACGAAGAAGCAAAAGAATTATGGCAATGGTTTAGAGATGAAAGTCTAAAAGAATTTAGTAGAGTATATAAACTTTTAGATATAGAATTTGATTCTTTAGCAGGTGAAAGTTTCTATTCTGATAAGATGGACAGAGTGATAGAGTTATTAGAAGAAAAAAATCTTTTACAAGAGTCTAAAGGTGCAAGAATCGTTGATTTAGAGGAATATAAGATGCCACCAGCACTTATTACTAAGAATGATGGTTCAACATTATATATGACAAGAGATTTAGCTGCTGCAATATATAGAAAAGAAACTTATGATTTTGATAAGTGTATATATGTAGTTGGCTCTCAACAAAACCTACATTTCCAACAATGGTTCAAAGTAATTGAGCTTATGGGATATGAATGGGCAAAAGACTTAGTGCATGTTGGATTCGGTATGGTAGCTCTTGAAGAAGGGACTATGTCAACTAGAAAAGGAAGAGTTGTATTCTTAGAAGATGCTTTAAATCAAGCGATAGATAAAACTAAGGATATTATACTAGCTAAAAACCCAGATGCTAAAAATGTAGATGAAATATCTAAACAAGTAGGTGTTGGGGCTGTAGTATTCCAAGAGCTATCTAATAGTAGAATAAAAGACTATACTTTCTCATGGGAAAGAACATTGAGTTTTGATGGAGAGACTGGACCATATGTTCAATATACACATGCTAGATGTTGTGCAGTTTTAAGAAAGGCAGAAGAAGAAATTACTTCTGATATAGATTATAGTTTACTAGCTGATGAAGATAGTGCAGAAGTTCTTAGAGTTATAGAATCATTTAATAAAAATATTTTACTTGCTCTAAAGAAGAATGAGCCACATATAGTTACAAGATTTATGCTAGATTTAGCTCAAGCGTTTAATAAATTTTATCATGACAATCCAATTTTAGTGGAAAATTTAGAGATTAGAAAAGCAAGACTTGCTTTAGTGTTAGCTACGAAGCAATCTTTAGAAAATTCTCTGAAACTGTTGGGAATGCACGCTCCAGAAAGAATGTAA
- a CDS encoding B12-binding domain-containing radical SAM protein, which produces MKILLTTLNSKFIHTNLAIRYLKEFVRDLIEVDMKEYTINNDLDYILKDIYKNEYDIILFSTYIWNIGDIVKLCDNLKKIRPNTKIALGGPEVSYDSYEAMKKYDFVDYILYGEGELIFRDLVLHLKGKKEIKDVDGLVYRQGSEIIVNKPMELLQNLDEIPSPYENLNPKEYENRIVYYESSRGCPFNCQYCLSSTIPGLRYFSLDRIKRDLKALIDARVSQIKFIDRTFNANKKVAMEIMDFLMKNDNGYTTYHFEVTAYLIDDKMLEFLADCKEGLFQFEIGVQSTNEKTLDAVGRRDDFKKLSHVVQTVASYRNIHQHLDLIAGLPYENYESFENSFNDVFNLGIEHLQLGFLKMIKGTGMRKVADEHGFKYKDYAPYEFLYNNYISYEETLKLKDIEDILERYYNSKNFVLSMRYIIGRFYKQSPFKFFEAFAKYFDENGYFDLAQGKNQLYRILLDFYNEKINIDNDVFNDILKYDYISLGKTSNIPQFFNKLDVDDFKNRCHVFLQDNDNLSTYLPNFVDKPAKHIIKYVHFEPFKFNIVDLKNNINTEIREEENIVLFEYDDKKIFEKSKTHKVEI; this is translated from the coding sequence TTGAAAATTTTATTAACAACATTGAATTCTAAGTTTATTCATACAAATTTAGCTATAAGATACCTAAAAGAATTTGTAAGGGATTTGATAGAAGTCGATATGAAAGAATATACGATAAACAATGACTTAGACTATATTTTAAAGGATATATACAAAAATGAATATGATATAATTTTATTCTCAACGTATATCTGGAATATAGGAGATATAGTTAAACTTTGTGATAATTTAAAAAAAATTAGACCAAATACTAAAATAGCTTTGGGCGGGCCAGAAGTGAGTTATGATAGTTATGAGGCTATGAAGAAATACGATTTTGTAGATTATATACTTTATGGAGAAGGAGAATTAATCTTTAGGGATTTAGTGCTTCATCTTAAGGGAAAGAAAGAAATAAAAGATGTAGACGGATTGGTATATAGACAAGGAAGCGAAATAATAGTAAATAAACCTATGGAACTTCTTCAAAATTTGGACGAGATTCCCAGTCCTTATGAAAATTTAAATCCAAAGGAATATGAAAATAGAATAGTATATTATGAGTCATCAAGAGGTTGTCCATTTAACTGTCAATACTGCTTATCTTCTACTATTCCTGGTCTGAGATATTTCAGCTTAGACAGAATAAAAAGGGATTTAAAAGCTTTAATAGATGCAAGAGTATCACAAATTAAATTTATTGACAGAACTTTTAATGCTAATAAAAAAGTAGCTATGGAAATTATGGATTTTCTTATGAAAAATGATAATGGATACACAACCTATCATTTTGAAGTTACAGCATATTTAATAGATGACAAGATGCTTGAGTTTTTGGCTGACTGTAAAGAAGGGCTTTTCCAGTTTGAAATAGGTGTGCAATCAACAAATGAAAAGACACTTGATGCAGTAGGAAGAAGAGATGATTTTAAAAAGTTGTCTCATGTTGTGCAGACAGTAGCATCTTATAGAAATATACATCAGCACTTAGATTTAATTGCAGGACTTCCTTATGAGAATTATGAAAGCTTTGAGAATTCATTTAATGATGTATTTAATCTAGGGATAGAACACTTACAATTAGGCTTTTTAAAGATGATTAAAGGTACTGGTATGAGAAAAGTAGCAGATGAGCATGGATTTAAATATAAGGATTATGCTCCGTATGAGTTTTTATACAATAATTATATAAGCTATGAAGAAACATTGAAGTTAAAGGATATAGAAGATATACTTGAGAGATACTACAATTCTAAAAACTTTGTGTTGTCCATGAGATATATTATAGGCAGATTTTACAAACAAAGTCCTTTTAAATTCTTTGAAGCTTTTGCTAAGTACTTTGATGAAAATGGGTATTTTGACTTGGCACAGGGAAAAAACCAATTATACAGAATATTACTGGATTTCTATAATGAAAAAATAAATATAGACAATGATGTATTTAATGATATATTAAAGTATGATTATATTTCGCTAGGTAAGACATCAAATATACCACAGTTTTTTAATAAGTTGGATGTGGATGACTTTAAGAATAGATGTCATGTATTTTTACAAGATAATGATAACTTATCAACATATCTACCTAATTTTGTTGATAAACCAGCAAAACATATAATAAAATATGTTCATTTCGAACCATTTAAATTTAATATTGTGGATTTAAAAAATAATATAAATACAGAAATAAGAGAAGAAGAAAATATAGTCTTATTTGAATACGATGATAAAAAAATATTTGAGAAATCTAAAACTCATAAAGTGGAGATTTAA
- a CDS encoding tetratricopeptide repeat protein, with translation MDFKIEKYLLKKAEELSFITIKHGGEFKLKSYDVPKGGLDVPIKNEVLVKGIKEKTAQDKLNSMSIADAMIYIIGIDSKFKNNGEYEKFLDALAKDINLDLKAYMGYMSRKYFEIGEHTDSLIYIKAFITMYPDDLDAMYNYAIVCQEIAKQYQKDLDDKAMNAFLLEAMAKLEKIIDIDNDFALGYYHLGYHYYNQGQYLKTKLSWEDALRLGLDADLVAEIQENLGKMDFKVQYEEGYTLIFHGKFKEGLEKLLPLEEEHMDWWNLLFMIGLGYKGMGEIEQAKMYFEKILVIKPKQVDAIVELGLCEASKNNLDKAIEYFEQAAKIKEDPEILCNLGMAYLNNGDIDDATYYIERAYELNPQDEITIACLRELGINK, from the coding sequence ATGGATTTTAAAATAGAAAAATATTTGCTAAAGAAGGCCGAAGAACTATCTTTTATAACTATAAAGCATGGTGGAGAATTTAAATTAAAGAGTTACGATGTTCCAAAAGGTGGACTAGATGTACCTATAAAAAATGAGGTACTAGTAAAAGGAATAAAAGAAAAAACTGCTCAAGATAAGTTAAACTCAATGTCTATAGCAGATGCAATGATATATATAATTGGTATAGATAGTAAATTTAAAAACAATGGAGAATATGAAAAGTTTTTAGATGCTTTGGCTAAGGATATTAATTTAGATTTAAAAGCATATATGGGATATATGTCTAGAAAGTACTTTGAGATTGGCGAGCATACAGATTCTTTAATATATATAAAAGCATTTATAACTATGTATCCAGATGATTTAGATGCAATGTACAACTATGCAATTGTATGTCAAGAGATAGCAAAGCAATATCAAAAAGACCTAGATGATAAGGCTATGAATGCATTTTTACTTGAGGCAATGGCTAAGCTTGAAAAGATAATAGATATTGATAATGATTTTGCATTAGGTTATTATCATTTAGGCTATCATTATTATAATCAAGGGCAATATTTAAAGACTAAACTTTCATGGGAAGATGCATTAAGATTAGGTTTGGATGCTGACTTAGTGGCTGAAATACAAGAAAACTTAGGGAAGATGGATTTTAAAGTACAGTATGAAGAAGGATATACACTTATATTCCATGGTAAGTTTAAAGAAGGATTAGAAAAACTACTGCCATTAGAAGAAGAACATATGGATTGGTGGAACTTATTGTTTATGATAGGACTTGGATATAAGGGTATGGGCGAAATAGAGCAGGCTAAAATGTATTTTGAGAAGATATTAGTAATAAAACCTAAGCAAGTAGATGCTATAGTTGAATTAGGGCTTTGTGAAGCTTCTAAAAACAATTTAGATAAAGCAATAGAGTATTTTGAGCAAGCGGCCAAGATAAAAGAGGACCCAGAAATTCTTTGTAATTTAGGTATGGCTTACTTAAACAATGGTGATATTGATGATGCAACTTACTATATAGAAAGAGCTTATGAATTAAATCCGCAAGATGAGATTACGATTGCTTGTCTAAGAGAGCTTGGCATAAACAAGTAA
- a CDS encoding DUF523 domain-containing protein, giving the protein MILVSACLIGINCKYSGDNNENEKVKEYLRGKAFTLVCPEQLGGLSTPRPPAEIVDGRVITKEDNKDITENFVRGAEETLKIAKLYVCSEAILKEGSPSCGCNLIYDGSFSGKKIPGKGITAKLLEEGGIKVKSEKDL; this is encoded by the coding sequence ATGATATTAGTATCTGCATGTTTAATAGGAATAAATTGTAAATATAGTGGCGATAATAATGAAAATGAAAAAGTAAAAGAATACCTAAGAGGTAAAGCATTTACCCTTGTATGTCCAGAACAATTAGGTGGTCTATCTACACCAAGACCACCTGCTGAGATAGTTGATGGAAGAGTAATAACAAAAGAAGATAATAAAGATATAACAGAAAACTTTGTAAGAGGGGCTGAAGAAACTCTAAAAATAGCAAAATTATATGTATGTAGCGAAGCAATACTAAAAGAGGGTAGCCCCTCTTGTGGATGTAATTTAATATATGATGGTAGTTTTTCAGGTAAAAAAATACCAGGGAAAGGTATCACAGCAAAGTTACTAGAAGAAGGAGGAATAAAAGTTAAGAGTGAAAAAGACTTATAG
- a CDS encoding endonuclease MutS2, which produces MNEKSLRVLEYNKIIDLLKKKASSSLGLKYIESLVPNTDFVEVKFMLEETSEAQSIIIKRGSVGLDGIHDIEDKVKRAYIGASLDPGSLIMIADTLRVARRLKNSLSSSDEEDFNYPIIQSLSNSLYVYKDIEDQIYNAIISEVEISDNASSTLRDIRRRIAQKNQSIRSKLNSIISSTTYQKYLQDAIISLRGDRFVVPVKSEYRSQVAGIVHDQSSSGATLFIEPMTIVDMNNELRQLKLGEQEEIERILSELSAMVGEVSEDLISNQEILGRLDFAFSKGKLSIQMRGIEPTLNEDKYLNIKNGRHPLLDKKKVVANTIYLGRDFHTLVITGPNTGGKTVTIKTVGLFALMTQSGLHIPADYGSSMCVYDNVFADIGDEQSIEQSLSTFSSHMTNIVSILKNVTADSLVIFDELGAGTDPVEGAALAIAVLEDINSVGAKCIATTHYSELKNYALTKSGVENAAVEFDIETLSPTYKLLIGVPGKSNAFEISRKLGLSDYVISRAKEYINTDNIALEDVLQNVEKNRIKAIEDREEAERLKEEIERLKVEYDEKLEKLVTQRDKMIEKAKSEAFSITRQAKEEVDFIIKELRSLEQERASKEKNRKIEELRKELTSSMGSLQPTVKSMIVPKVSSKEIKDLKPGEEVRVITLNQNGSVVSVDKKRKEAVVQIGIMKMTLPFKSLQKSHKDVSKNVTKSTRNIIRAKSGNIKSEVDLRGLNLEEAIMEVEKYLDDAYVAGLESVTVIHGIGTGVLKSGLQDILRKNRHVKSQRGGQYGEGGAGVTIVKLK; this is translated from the coding sequence ATGAATGAGAAATCGTTAAGAGTTCTAGAATACAATAAAATAATAGATTTATTAAAGAAGAAAGCCTCATCTTCTTTAGGTCTAAAATATATAGAAAGTTTAGTTCCAAATACTGATTTTGTAGAAGTAAAGTTCATGCTAGAAGAAACTAGTGAAGCTCAATCAATTATTATAAAGAGAGGTTCAGTAGGTTTGGATGGTATTCATGATATAGAAGATAAGGTTAAAAGAGCCTATATAGGTGCATCTCTTGACCCAGGAAGTTTAATTATGATAGCGGATACTTTAAGAGTAGCTAGAAGGTTAAAAAATAGTCTATCTAGCAGTGATGAAGAAGATTTTAATTATCCAATAATACAATCTCTATCAAATTCTCTATATGTATATAAAGATATAGAAGACCAGATATACAATGCAATAATAAGTGAAGTAGAAATATCTGACAATGCTTCAAGTACACTTAGAGATATCAGAAGAAGAATAGCTCAAAAAAATCAATCCATTAGGTCTAAATTAAATTCAATAATAAGTTCAACTACTTATCAAAAATACTTACAAGATGCCATAATTTCTCTAAGAGGTGACAGATTTGTAGTACCTGTAAAATCTGAATATAGGTCGCAAGTAGCTGGTATAGTACATGACCAGTCATCTTCTGGTGCGACACTTTTTATAGAGCCAATGACTATAGTAGATATGAACAATGAGTTAAGACAATTAAAATTAGGAGAGCAAGAAGAGATTGAGAGAATTTTATCAGAACTTTCTGCGATGGTTGGAGAAGTAAGTGAAGACTTGATTTCCAATCAAGAGATACTTGGAAGATTAGACTTTGCTTTTTCAAAAGGAAAGCTTTCTATACAAATGAGAGGTATAGAACCTACATTAAATGAGGATAAATATTTAAATATAAAAAATGGAAGACATCCACTATTAGATAAGAAGAAAGTAGTAGCAAATACTATTTATTTAGGAAGGGACTTCCACACATTGGTAATAACAGGACCAAATACAGGTGGTAAAACAGTTACAATAAAAACTGTAGGTCTATTTGCGCTTATGACGCAAAGTGGACTTCATATACCTGCTGATTATGGAAGTAGTATGTGTGTATATGATAATGTATTTGCAGATATAGGAGATGAACAAAGTATTGAGCAAAGTTTATCCACATTTTCATCTCACATGACAAACATAGTATCAATACTAAAAAACGTAACAGCAGACTCTTTAGTTATATTTGACGAATTAGGAGCAGGAACAGACCCTGTTGAGGGAGCTGCACTTGCAATAGCAGTATTAGAAGATATAAACTCTGTAGGAGCGAAATGTATAGCAACTACTCACTATAGTGAGCTTAAAAATTATGCTCTTACTAAATCTGGTGTAGAAAATGCAGCAGTTGAATTTGATATAGAAACTTTAAGTCCAACATATAAGTTACTTATAGGTGTTCCTGGAAAATCAAATGCGTTTGAGATTTCCAGAAAACTTGGACTTAGTGACTATGTAATTTCACGTGCCAAAGAATATATAAATACAGATAACATAGCCTTAGAAGATGTATTACAAAATGTTGAAAAGAATAGAATCAAAGCTATTGAAGATAGAGAAGAAGCTGAAAGACTGAAGGAAGAAATAGAAAGACTAAAAGTAGAGTATGACGAAAAACTTGAAAAATTAGTTACTCAAAGAGATAAGATGATTGAAAAGGCTAAATCAGAAGCATTTTCAATAACAAGACAAGCTAAGGAAGAAGTAGACTTTATAATAAAGGAACTTAGAAGTTTGGAACAAGAAAGAGCTTCTAAAGAAAAAAATCGTAAAATAGAAGAGCTTAGAAAAGAATTGACTAGTTCTATGGGAAGTCTTCAACCAACAGTAAAAAGTATGATAGTTCCAAAAGTTTCAAGTAAAGAAATAAAAGACCTAAAACCAGGTGAAGAAGTTAGAGTAATAACTTTAAATCAAAATGGTAGTGTGGTTTCTGTAGATAAAAAGAGAAAAGAAGCAGTAGTGCAAATTGGTATAATGAAGATGACTCTACCTTTCAAATCTTTACAAAAATCTCACAAGGATGTTTCAAAAAATGTTACTAAATCAACAAGAAATATCATAAGGGCAAAGTCTGGAAATATAAAAAGTGAAGTTGACCTTAGAGGTTTAAATTTAGAAGAAGCTATAATGGAAGTCGAAAAATATCTAGATGATGCATATGTAGCAGGTCTAGAATCTGTAACAGTAATACATGGAATTGGTACAGGAGTGCTAAAATCAGGACTACAAGACATTTTAAGAAAAAATAGACATGTAAAATCACAAAGAGGTGGCCAGTATGGAGAAGGTGGAGCAGGAGTAACAATTGTTAAACTAAAATAA
- a CDS encoding bifunctional enoyl-CoA hydratase/phosphate acetyltransferase — MIKKLDDILEQLKGGEKIVLSVAAAHDKEVLMAIKDAVERNIITPILVGNEGKIREISKEIEFDLGGIKIIDKDDIKDCAEIAVKLVSSKEADFVMKGLLDTSVILKEVLNKDYGLRTDSLLSHVMVYELERYHKLLITTDGGMNIAPDYEQKAKILKNSIKAAKALGMETVKVACLAAKEKVNPKMQATVDADMLAKACQAGEFGENVIVEGPLAFDLAVSKEASEIKGFKSEVSGDVDIMLVPTIEVGNGIGKAFTYMADSKSAGIIMGAKAPIVLVSRADSHESKLYSIAYGAIVAKSMK; from the coding sequence TTGATAAAGAAATTAGATGATATTTTAGAGCAGCTTAAAGGAGGAGAAAAAATAGTACTTTCTGTAGCAGCAGCTCACGACAAAGAAGTTTTAATGGCTATAAAGGATGCTGTAGAAAGAAATATAATTACTCCTATACTAGTTGGAAATGAAGGAAAGATAAGAGAAATATCAAAAGAAATAGAATTTGATTTGGGTGGAATTAAAATTATTGACAAGGATGATATTAAAGACTGTGCTGAAATAGCAGTTAAATTAGTATCAAGTAAAGAAGCTGATTTTGTAATGAAAGGCTTATTAGATACATCTGTTATCTTGAAAGAAGTGTTAAATAAAGATTATGGTCTTAGAACTGATAGTTTATTAAGCCATGTTATGGTATATGAGCTAGAAAGATACCATAAGCTACTTATAACTACAGATGGAGGAATGAATATTGCTCCTGATTATGAACAAAAGGCAAAGATATTAAAAAATTCTATAAAAGCAGCAAAAGCTTTAGGTATGGAAACTGTAAAAGTTGCATGCTTAGCTGCTAAGGAGAAAGTAAATCCTAAAATGCAAGCTACTGTAGATGCAGATATGTTAGCAAAAGCTTGTCAAGCAGGAGAATTTGGAGAGAATGTAATTGTAGAAGGTCCTTTAGCTTTTGATTTAGCAGTTTCAAAAGAAGCTAGTGAGATAAAAGGATTTAAGAGTGAAGTGTCTGGAGATGTAGATATTATGTTAGTTCCAACAATAGAAGTTGGTAATGGTATAGGGAAAGCCTTTACATATATGGCAGATTCTAAATCAGCAGGCATAATTATGGGTGCAAAAGCTCCTATAGTTTTAGTATCAAGAGCTGATTCACATGAATCTAAATTATATTCTATTGCATATGGGGCTATTGTAGCTAAAAGTATGAAATAA